One stretch of Malus domestica chromosome 14, GDT2T_hap1 DNA includes these proteins:
- the LOC103454812 gene encoding transcription factor MYC2-like: MPVSNLSRTKPLILSNVELSSSASMWLSTASQPIPSPKCCISHDGLPDTAEQEYCKKVLRDLNSLISGTDTSADDDAVDQEVTDTEWFFLVSMTQSFVNGGGLPGQAFFHSTPVWVAGLDRLAASPCERARQGQVFGLQTMVCVPTANGVVELGSTELIYQSSDLMNKVRVVFDFNNLEVGSWPMSGGATADQGENDPSSLWLNDPSTTTMEMKDPVNTSATTNTSNQLISKPVQFDNHPSSSSLSENPSSIQIPQLQQQVQQQQQTQSFFTGELNFSDYNGYDGSRCLMKVQRESTMVILNTVSLEMTLPGFVQAMTVKI, encoded by the coding sequence ATGCCTGTCTCAAATCTTAGCCGCACCAAACCTCTCATCCTCTCCAATGTTGAGCTCTCGAGCTCTGCTTCAATGTGGCTCTCAACCGCCTCCCAACCAATCCCATCCCCAAAATGCTGCATATCACATGACGGACTACCGGATACCGCCGAACAAGAGTACTGCAAGAAAGTCCTCCGAGACCTTAACTCCTTGATTTCCGGTACCGACACGTCAGCGGACGACGACGCCGTGGATCAAGAAGTGACTGATACTGAGTGGTTCTTTCTCGTTTCAATGACTCAGTCGTTTGTCAACGGCGGCGGGCTTCCGGGTCAGGCCTTCTTTCACTCCACCCCGGTCTGGGTTGCTGGACTAGACCGACTGGCGGCTTCTCCATGCGAGCGGGCGCGACAGGGCCAAGTGTTTGGGCTGCAGACTATGGTTTGCGTTCCGACGGCGAATGGGGTTGTGGAGTTAGGATCGACCGAGCTCATCTACCAGAGCTCCGATCTGATGAATAAGGTCAGGGTTGTGTTTGATTTCAACAATTTGGAGGTCGGTTCTTGGCCTATGAGCGGCGGCGCCACCGCCGATCAGGGCGAGAACGACCCTTCGTCGCTCTGGCTCAACGATCCGTCGACCACCACCATGGAAATGAAGGACCCGGTGAATACTTCGGCAACCACCAACACCAGCAACCAGCTAATTTCAAAGCCGGTGCAGTTCGACAACCACCCGAGCTCCAGTAGCTTATCCGAGAACCCGAGCTCGATTCAAATACCACAATTGCAGCAGCaagtacaacaacaacagcagACGCAGAGCTTCTTCACCGGGGAGCTCAATTTCTCCGATTACAACGGATACGACGGAAGCAGGTGTTTGATGAAAGTCCAGAGAGAGAGTACAATGGTGATTTTGAATACAGTAAGCTTGGAGATGACGCTTCCAGGATTTGTGCAAGCAATGACGGTGAAGATCTAG